In Pelagicoccus sp. SDUM812003, the following are encoded in one genomic region:
- a CDS encoding SpoIIE family protein phosphatase has translation MPFFEQKDETRPVAFETWSSPRGGELLENSRVGSVMSERPQRIGHEMDVHAARIAARHIANDAKLVASDAAAYVTGVSELAMNTLVHGRGGRLIQRCVQLADGRLAAVAQADDKGPGISDIARALQDGFSTAGSLGGGLPGAERLFDGLVIDSAVGHGTRAWGIKVSQMPSLRSGDAFVHTERMIAPAKGQLESGDAVFVSIRAGVMQLAVVDGVGHGSKAKQAAGAAIAYLEENGWRDPASLTDGLHRALRHSVGAAMACFRLCVNGKEGVFFGVGNVRGRLLDERRERYFESSPGILGEPGSSLEVERFEVSGRGVALLYSDGIANRFSLASLCADPRKLPMVAARRIFDTHRVERDDSSLVIAW, from the coding sequence ATGCCGTTTTTTGAGCAGAAAGACGAGACGAGACCGGTGGCCTTCGAGACATGGAGCTCGCCCCGAGGAGGCGAACTGCTGGAGAATTCGCGAGTCGGATCGGTGATGAGCGAACGACCGCAGCGCATCGGGCATGAGATGGACGTGCATGCCGCTCGCATCGCGGCTCGCCATATCGCCAACGACGCCAAGCTTGTGGCTTCCGACGCTGCGGCTTATGTGACCGGCGTCTCCGAACTCGCCATGAACACGCTGGTCCATGGTCGCGGAGGACGGCTGATACAGCGCTGCGTGCAATTGGCGGACGGGCGCTTGGCCGCTGTCGCTCAGGCGGACGACAAGGGGCCTGGGATCAGCGACATCGCTCGAGCCTTGCAGGACGGGTTTAGCACCGCGGGCAGTCTAGGAGGCGGATTGCCTGGGGCGGAGCGCTTGTTCGATGGGCTGGTGATCGACAGCGCTGTCGGGCACGGAACGCGAGCGTGGGGAATCAAGGTCTCGCAGATGCCGAGCTTGAGATCCGGCGACGCCTTTGTCCACACGGAGCGCATGATCGCTCCGGCGAAGGGGCAGCTGGAGTCCGGCGACGCGGTTTTCGTTTCCATACGCGCTGGAGTGATGCAGTTGGCAGTAGTCGACGGAGTGGGGCATGGAAGCAAGGCTAAGCAAGCGGCAGGCGCCGCGATCGCTTATTTGGAGGAAAACGGGTGGCGCGATCCGGCGTCCCTGACCGATGGCTTGCATCGCGCCCTGCGGCATTCGGTGGGAGCGGCCATGGCCTGCTTCCGATTGTGCGTCAACGGCAAGGAGGGAGTCTTCTTTGGCGTGGGCAACGTGAGGGGAAGATTGCTGGACGAGCGTCGCGAACGGTATTTCGAGAGCAGTCCCGGCATTCTCGGCGAGCCAGGTTCGAGCCTGGAGGTGGAACGTTTTGAGGTCAGTGGTCGGGGAGTGGCCCTCTTGTATAGCGATGGCATCGCCAATCGCTTCAGCCTAGCAAGCCTGTGCGCGGATCCGCGAAAGCTGCCTATGGTAGCGGCTCGGCGAATCTTCGATACGCACCGGGTGGAGCGGGACGACTCGAGCCTGGTGATCGCCTGGTAG
- a CDS encoding response regulator has protein sequence MAKTIISIDDSLSVRETVRMTLRSQGYDVVVAEDGIKGFEACQQRKADLVITDLNMPNLDGIGLIAKLRQLPNYRFTPILMLTTESDEQKKLAGKRAGATGWIVKPFKTEKFLAVVNKVCASR, from the coding sequence ATGGCAAAGACTATCATTTCAATCGACGACTCGCTCAGCGTGCGGGAAACCGTGCGCATGACGCTGCGTTCCCAAGGCTACGACGTCGTAGTGGCGGAGGACGGGATCAAAGGCTTCGAAGCCTGTCAGCAACGCAAGGCGGATTTGGTTATCACCGACCTGAACATGCCGAACCTGGATGGCATCGGGCTGATCGCCAAGCTCAGGCAGCTGCCCAACTATCGGTTCACCCCGATCCTGATGCTCACTACCGAGTCAGACGAGCAGAAGAAGCTGGCGGGCAAGCGGGCGGGAGCGACTGGCTGGATTGTGAAGCCGTTTAAGACGGAGAAGTTTCTCGCGGTGGTGAATAAGGTTTGCGCCAGCAGGTAG
- a CDS encoding chemotaxis protein CheA — MDTNEILEHSRRIFRIEAVELLSELDGALLKLENDPGNENLINRVFRAMHTLKGSGATSGYDRLAGYLHRVEEVYNAAREGRVVVQSEIIDLSLKVCDVVNAFLQTAEAEADEVFDRSEDVVEELCRFLPAEGGQSKPETRPQSEGSGAAWTYFRIVFAPAAELFFNGSDPVMFLQDLRSLGACQVELDEKALPDLESIDAERCYLSWHISLVSECDEETVREVFQFIEDDCELRIESRSVAEAPVFAASVYFERELLRDFREECAESLADAERWLLALEAPVESEDALGSVFRCLHNLKSSARLMASQAVVPIPGQHPLQLINRVTHAAEGVIELRREQANETAIESKDLQILFQAVDLVKECIDAIDTERFASEAVESLMAQLRDLGGEDLGGVNAVGSLDTKAAMPVSASVASGAIEQSCVPLEALLVALAQRGEFGKDELRMGIRALNTVGLALRDLRETEAEQQAISCCQRLEAALDAQERLGGEEAKRVGAELAALLSAFKARKACGGAGGSAVSTRAATAEARPSAGASVRVDQDKLDRLMRTVGELLVARGAFPVMQRKAIDGESGALTQDLKVAGDTISRIADELQNTVMAIRMLPIRSVFQRFPRLVRDLARASGKEIAFETEGDDVELDKTVLEQIGDPLVHLVRNALDHGIEPPQERELAGKRRSGTLRLKVSQRSSSVFIEVSDDGRGLDPAKLRAKAVEKGLMDEQTAACLDDAAARELIFHAGFSTAAKVTDISGRGVGMDVVRNNIGQLHGTIEIRSELGKGTTFVIQLPTSLLVSKGVLVRSGAELYLLPSEAIETMVKVPRDEVRAFRRSRFVQIRGEVIPLIDLSEALDSPRGSVEVDGADAETLAVAVVRGSQGKLGVSVDAFLEQLEVIVKPMGEQLRQMDLFQGACILGDGSVVLVLDPSELATA, encoded by the coding sequence ATGGACACCAACGAAATACTAGAACACTCCCGGCGCATATTCCGCATCGAGGCGGTGGAGCTGCTTTCCGAATTGGACGGAGCTCTGCTGAAGCTGGAAAACGACCCAGGCAACGAGAACCTGATCAACCGGGTTTTCCGGGCGATGCACACCCTCAAGGGCTCTGGCGCCACCAGCGGCTACGATCGACTCGCCGGCTACCTGCATCGGGTGGAGGAAGTCTACAATGCCGCCCGGGAAGGACGGGTGGTGGTGCAGTCGGAGATCATCGATCTGTCGCTCAAGGTGTGCGATGTGGTGAACGCGTTTTTGCAGACGGCTGAAGCGGAGGCGGACGAGGTGTTCGATCGTTCAGAGGACGTGGTGGAGGAGCTTTGTCGCTTCCTGCCAGCGGAAGGCGGTCAGAGCAAGCCCGAGACCCGCCCGCAAAGCGAGGGGAGCGGGGCGGCGTGGACGTATTTTAGAATCGTTTTCGCGCCAGCGGCGGAGCTCTTTTTCAACGGCAGCGATCCGGTCATGTTTTTGCAGGACCTGCGCTCGCTCGGAGCTTGCCAGGTGGAGCTGGACGAGAAGGCGCTGCCGGACCTCGAGTCGATCGACGCCGAACGGTGCTACCTGAGTTGGCATATATCTTTAGTCAGCGAGTGCGACGAAGAAACGGTGCGCGAGGTGTTTCAGTTCATAGAAGACGACTGCGAGCTGCGGATCGAGAGTCGGTCTGTCGCTGAGGCGCCAGTCTTCGCAGCGTCGGTCTATTTCGAGCGGGAGCTTCTGCGCGACTTTCGGGAGGAGTGCGCCGAGAGCTTGGCGGACGCGGAGCGATGGCTGCTCGCCTTGGAGGCCCCGGTAGAGAGCGAGGACGCCCTCGGCAGCGTTTTCCGCTGTTTGCACAATCTAAAGAGCAGCGCTCGCCTGATGGCTAGCCAGGCTGTGGTGCCGATCCCTGGGCAGCATCCGCTGCAGCTGATAAATCGGGTGACCCACGCCGCGGAAGGCGTGATCGAGCTGCGACGCGAGCAGGCGAATGAAACGGCTATCGAGAGCAAGGACCTGCAGATCCTGTTTCAGGCGGTCGATCTTGTGAAGGAATGTATCGATGCCATTGATACGGAGCGATTCGCCAGCGAGGCGGTGGAGTCGTTGATGGCGCAGCTACGCGATCTCGGCGGCGAGGATCTGGGTGGGGTGAACGCGGTGGGCTCGCTGGACACAAAGGCGGCCATGCCAGTTTCCGCTTCTGTGGCATCCGGAGCGATCGAGCAAAGCTGCGTGCCGCTCGAAGCTCTCTTGGTGGCTCTTGCTCAGCGGGGCGAGTTTGGCAAGGACGAGTTGCGCATGGGTATCCGTGCTCTCAATACGGTTGGCTTAGCCTTGCGCGATCTCCGGGAAACGGAAGCAGAGCAACAGGCGATCTCCTGCTGCCAGCGACTGGAAGCCGCTCTGGATGCCCAGGAGCGGTTGGGCGGCGAGGAAGCCAAGCGCGTCGGAGCCGAATTGGCAGCTTTGCTCTCAGCGTTCAAGGCGAGGAAAGCGTGCGGTGGCGCGGGTGGGTCTGCAGTTTCCACTCGCGCGGCGACCGCTGAAGCGCGACCGAGCGCTGGGGCCAGCGTGCGGGTGGATCAGGACAAGCTCGATCGCTTGATGCGCACGGTGGGGGAGCTGCTGGTGGCTCGGGGGGCGTTTCCGGTCATGCAGCGCAAGGCGATCGATGGGGAATCAGGGGCGTTGACGCAGGATCTGAAGGTCGCGGGCGATACCATTTCCCGCATCGCCGACGAGCTGCAGAACACGGTGATGGCCATCCGCATGTTGCCCATTCGCTCCGTGTTCCAGCGCTTTCCTCGTTTGGTGCGCGACTTGGCTCGGGCCAGCGGGAAGGAGATCGCTTTCGAAACGGAGGGCGACGACGTGGAGCTGGACAAAACGGTCCTGGAACAGATAGGCGATCCGCTGGTGCATCTGGTGCGAAACGCCTTGGACCACGGCATCGAGCCGCCTCAAGAGCGTGAGCTAGCGGGCAAGCGGCGAAGCGGAACGCTGCGGCTCAAGGTCTCGCAGCGCAGCAGCAGCGTTTTCATCGAGGTCAGCGACGACGGTCGCGGTCTCGACCCAGCTAAGCTGCGAGCCAAGGCGGTCGAGAAAGGTCTGATGGACGAGCAGACCGCTGCCTGCCTGGACGATGCGGCGGCGCGGGAGCTGATTTTTCACGCTGGATTCTCCACTGCGGCGAAGGTGACCGACATCTCGGGCCGTGGGGTTGGCATGGATGTGGTACGCAACAACATCGGTCAACTGCACGGCACCATCGAGATTCGGAGCGAGCTCGGAAAAGGCACGACTTTCGTCATCCAGCTACCGACCAGCTTGCTAGTTAGCAAAGGGGTGCTGGTGCGATCCGGAGCGGAGCTATACCTCCTGCCTAGCGAGGCCATCGAAACCATGGTCAAGGTGCCGAGGGACGAGGTGCGCGCCTTCCGTCGCTCGCGCTTCGTCCAGATCCGAGGAGAAGTGATCCCCTTGATCGACTTGAGCGAGGCCCTTGATTCGCCGAGAGGCTCCGTCGAAGTCGATGGCGCTGATGCTGAGACGCTTGCCGTAGCTGTGGTGCGCGGATCGCAAGGCAAGCTGGGCGTCTCGGTAGACGCCTTTCTGGAACAGCTCGAGGTGATTGTGAAGCCCATGGGGGAGCAGCTTCGTCAGATGGACCTCTTCCAGGGTGCCTGTATCCTAGGGGACGGTTCGGTGGTGCTGGTGCTCGACCCGTCCGAGCTGGCGACGGCGTAG
- a CDS encoding response regulator transcription factor: MKKGIYILDGQPLARRGIQSLLEQQGGVELLGASGSVRKANQEILRLRPDLLISEMTLPDGSAIDLIRSLVARVSQVRILVCSANDETIFAERAIKAGAHGYVMKTEAESVILKRVQQVLDGGLGLNDKLASRMLRRMSGASRYDLPVFGASLTMENLSGREMEVFEMLGRGLASKEIAGLLGISPRTVDTHRARIREKLGFASTPDLLRAAYSWNESGRLAGAEGSGW; this comes from the coding sequence ATGAAAAAAGGTATTTATATTCTGGACGGCCAACCCCTCGCACGTCGCGGCATTCAGTCGCTGCTCGAGCAGCAGGGGGGCGTCGAACTATTGGGAGCCTCGGGCAGTGTGCGTAAGGCGAATCAGGAGATATTGCGGCTGCGGCCGGACTTGCTGATTTCTGAGATGACCCTGCCCGACGGCAGCGCCATTGATCTGATTCGTTCCTTAGTCGCCCGCGTGTCGCAGGTACGGATTTTAGTTTGCTCGGCCAACGACGAGACCATTTTCGCGGAGCGGGCCATCAAGGCGGGGGCCCACGGCTACGTGATGAAGACGGAGGCGGAGTCGGTTATCCTGAAGCGCGTGCAGCAGGTGCTGGATGGGGGCTTGGGCCTAAACGACAAGCTCGCCAGCCGCATGCTGCGTCGCATGAGCGGAGCGAGCCGCTACGATTTGCCCGTTTTCGGGGCCAGCTTGACTATGGAAAATTTGAGCGGCCGGGAGATGGAAGTATTCGAGATGCTGGGGCGTGGCTTGGCGTCGAAGGAAATTGCGGGGCTGCTGGGAATCAGTCCTCGCACGGTGGACACGCACCGGGCCCGGATCCGCGAAAAGCTCGGTTTCGCTTCCACGCCTGACCTGTTGCGGGCGGCGTATTCCTGGAACGAGAGTGGACGCTTGGCAGGCGCGGAAGGAAGCGGCTGGTAG
- a CDS encoding response regulator produces MREESILIVEDDPDLRSSLVQALEDRGYRTAAASSLSEALQFASQRQPSLIVSDVHLKEGDGRDLLQLLSRENCLGGCQFVFMTGDIDGLPQRSGMNLGADDYLAKPFAIEEFFDCVEARLHKRGTKRESDDRLLAMMRDSVSLTVPHEFLTPLNGVIGLSEFLMQSDEDLSLESVRELAGDINQCGTELLRTLRNYLAILDVIHHPSSVSQELPLTTSEDINQSLMKVGQAVAGSKRRSEDISWKQLMPPAKCARLNLERFEAVAHELLDNAFKFSRPGAKVRLSAGLSGERLLLTVEDRGCGMSAEQVRSVGAFRQFDRRRYMQQGLGLGLTLAQKLLHQDGGDLRLESQVGQGTLAIAHWPQSVSVHEQESQAWMEAPAHGHGKD; encoded by the coding sequence ATGCGAGAGGAATCCATTTTGATTGTCGAGGACGACCCGGATCTGAGGTCCAGCTTGGTGCAGGCCCTAGAGGATCGCGGTTATCGTACCGCTGCGGCGAGCTCGTTGAGCGAAGCGTTGCAATTCGCCAGCCAGCGCCAGCCTTCGCTCATAGTGAGCGATGTGCATCTGAAGGAAGGCGATGGCCGAGACTTGCTTCAGCTGCTTAGTCGGGAGAATTGCCTGGGCGGGTGTCAGTTCGTTTTCATGACCGGGGATATTGATGGACTGCCGCAGCGCTCGGGCATGAATCTGGGCGCGGACGACTACTTGGCGAAGCCCTTCGCCATCGAGGAGTTCTTCGATTGTGTCGAGGCCCGCTTGCACAAGCGCGGCACCAAGCGCGAGTCGGACGATCGGCTGTTGGCGATGATGCGCGATTCCGTTTCGCTGACCGTGCCGCACGAGTTCCTCACTCCGCTCAACGGGGTGATCGGGCTGTCGGAATTTCTAATGCAGTCCGACGAGGATTTGTCTCTGGAGAGCGTTCGCGAACTCGCCGGCGACATCAACCAGTGCGGCACCGAGCTTCTAAGAACGCTGCGAAACTACTTGGCCATCTTGGACGTGATTCACCACCCGTCATCGGTTTCGCAGGAACTGCCCTTGACGACCTCGGAGGACATCAACCAGTCCCTGATGAAAGTCGGCCAAGCGGTCGCGGGCTCCAAACGGCGATCGGAGGACATCAGCTGGAAGCAGCTCATGCCGCCGGCGAAGTGCGCTCGATTGAATCTGGAGCGGTTCGAAGCGGTCGCCCACGAGCTGCTGGACAACGCTTTCAAGTTCTCTCGCCCCGGAGCCAAAGTTCGCTTGAGCGCGGGGCTATCCGGCGAGCGTCTTCTGCTGACAGTGGAGGACCGCGGTTGTGGAATGTCAGCCGAGCAGGTGCGCTCCGTCGGGGCTTTTCGTCAATTCGATCGGCGTCGCTACATGCAGCAGGGTCTGGGGCTGGGGCTTACGTTGGCTCAAAAGCTCCTGCACCAGGATGGGGGCGACTTGCGACTGGAGAGTCAGGTCGGACAGGGAACCCTCGCCATTGCCCATTGGCCCCAGTCGGTCTCGGTCCACGAGCAGGAATCTCAAGCGTGGATGGAGGCGCCGGCGCATGGCCACGGAAAAGACTGA
- a CDS encoding GAF domain-containing protein — translation MNFDKQNTLSERSKAILHNPSRLELIARLGLFSDEARSALKRYTRSAARRMNLPVSLISLVLHDSQYFAASYGLDPDLFDGASGTPIEWSFCRFAVEERRAFVVCDAMNDSRVKGNPLVLSGMIGCYAGAPLISSFGLVLGTLCVIGTEPRLFQEGEIDRLRGLADVAMQEIELSNFGEN, via the coding sequence ATGAATTTCGATAAGCAAAACACCTTGTCAGAACGCAGCAAAGCGATTCTTCACAACCCGAGCCGTCTGGAGTTAATCGCCCGCTTAGGGCTATTCTCCGACGAAGCTCGAAGCGCGCTGAAACGCTACACGAGGTCGGCGGCCCGGCGCATGAACCTGCCGGTGAGCCTGATCTCGCTGGTGCTACACGATTCGCAGTACTTTGCCGCGAGCTACGGGCTCGATCCGGACTTGTTCGATGGGGCCAGCGGCACGCCGATCGAGTGGTCGTTTTGCCGTTTCGCGGTGGAAGAACGCCGCGCATTCGTGGTGTGCGATGCCATGAACGACTCGCGAGTAAAGGGAAATCCGCTGGTGCTCAGCGGCATGATTGGCTGCTACGCCGGCGCTCCTCTGATCAGCTCGTTCGGTCTCGTATTGGGAACGCTTTGCGTCATCGGAACCGAGCCGCGGCTCTTCCAGGAAGGGGAGATCGATCGTCTGCGGGGCCTTGCGGATGTGGCCATGCAGGAGATCGAGTTGTCGAACTTCGGCGAAAACTAG
- a CDS encoding PAS domain S-box protein, whose amino-acid sequence MDGIGADNMLQERMSEELSDLLALCRSATGADAVWLAEIDESGSAFRVVASTGVKELPGEWVDWARPLLEGLGSSIESVCQCPVSEVLSAESGMTAPQPLWRRLAAVRLVEATTSARAALLLGFSAADPLSPGQREEAKRSGRLLARLGRLESVKSERDDIARQRDLLKERFADAERIANFGHWVLGLDDGRLSWSDEVYRIFGVEPQSFGQTFESFLSFVHPEDRPALLEAQDRALREESLMVHEHRVVRPDGSIRHVLERGELIPANDMQGRRFAGVVLDITRRKKAELAANREEARHRALFEHLPDLAFVVTDGCIEKINTAGLGLLGVDQAEQIVGRSPLVFVHPEEVEAVSERFAKLVEEAPTIAPHRTVRVVLPKGDVCCFEICSSSFHTPEGSVSIQVVCRDVTRRIELERKEEERSRMMAIASRLARMGAWRVDLEERRVVWSDEVAKIHGREPGYVPSLVEAFSYYAPEDRQRIADAFDRCAQEGQSFDEESSIFDASGNQVRVRAIGLPQRDETGRVVGVQGAFQDITQQKRIEAELRERDRELKRVVERLTTTLESITDAFFTVDTEWKFTYLNGEAERLLQSQRSSLLGQSIWEAFAAARGTAFEEEYRHAVRERASVSFEAYYPPLRSWFEVNAYPSAEGLAVYFRDVTQRRKAEEHMRFLETCVERMNDIVLVTEARPIDEPGPRITFANPAFERLTGYSREEVIGKTPRILQGPLTDREELDRIRDAMRRDQHVRSTVVNYDRKGKAYWLEMDIVPLKDATGEVTRFLAVERDVTESRERQNALQEREQALSALMNGLPGLVFLCAPDGSLVRWNRELERALGYAAEELQGAKALDLSAPEDRERMQERMQQVFRDGFAEATLRLRAKDGTQITFFFRATRVSVEGQARLLGVAMDVTEHRRAEERIRWQAALLDQTQDAIFALSGEGEVFYWNRSAERLYGWSEAEAVGKLRVEDLFAEAGRAKQLMGLVKSDGSWYGEAIQLDRNKRSLTVATSWTLLSQGVDRCEATDVLVVNTDISERKRLEEQYLRVQRMEAIGTLAGGIAHDLNNILSPILLSIDMLKARSTDERDLRTLSTIESAGKRGAAIVKQVLSYARGFGGEQVALVPKHMVNELFSLLKETFPRSIEFSLQLGADIGLIKGDPTQVQQALMNLCVNARDAMPEGGSLSISLEKRTLDRDCEIGGLRAGAGAYVAFIVSDTGQGMTPEVLERIFDPFYSTKGEGKGTGLGLSTVQQIMKAHSGYVQVESTPSGGSSFILGFPALEEKEAPIVPGEDSELPRGKGETLLVVDDEESVRLIAQEMLEDFGYKVLLAENGAKALTLFHRNRGRIDALVTDMMMPVMDGAALIRGARLVEPRLPIIVTTGFTDQASKVKDAEAKGALVLAKPYTAKTILRGLRDVLDRVPS is encoded by the coding sequence ATGGACGGTATCGGGGCGGATAACATGTTGCAGGAGCGGATGAGCGAAGAGCTGTCGGACTTGCTCGCCCTTTGTCGAAGCGCTACCGGCGCCGATGCGGTTTGGCTGGCGGAGATCGATGAAAGCGGCAGCGCCTTTCGAGTGGTCGCCTCCACCGGTGTCAAAGAGCTGCCAGGGGAGTGGGTGGACTGGGCGAGGCCGCTTCTGGAAGGCCTCGGTTCCTCGATCGAGTCGGTTTGCCAATGTCCGGTGAGCGAGGTGCTCAGCGCCGAATCCGGTATGACCGCGCCCCAGCCTCTCTGGCGGCGCTTGGCGGCCGTGCGGCTAGTCGAAGCGACGACCTCCGCAAGAGCGGCGCTCTTGCTGGGCTTCTCCGCGGCGGACCCTCTCAGTCCAGGACAACGCGAGGAAGCGAAACGCTCGGGGCGCTTGCTCGCTCGTCTTGGCCGACTAGAGTCCGTGAAGAGCGAGCGGGACGACATCGCTCGTCAGCGCGACTTGTTGAAGGAGCGATTCGCCGACGCGGAACGCATCGCGAACTTTGGCCACTGGGTGTTGGGCTTGGACGATGGTCGGCTGAGCTGGTCCGACGAAGTGTACCGGATTTTCGGCGTGGAGCCGCAGTCCTTCGGCCAGACCTTCGAATCGTTTTTATCCTTTGTTCATCCAGAAGACCGGCCTGCATTGCTCGAGGCTCAAGACCGCGCGTTGCGGGAAGAAAGCCTGATGGTGCATGAGCACCGAGTGGTGAGGCCCGATGGCTCGATTCGACATGTGCTGGAGCGTGGCGAGCTCATACCCGCGAACGACATGCAAGGAAGGCGCTTCGCAGGCGTCGTTCTGGACATCACCCGTCGCAAGAAAGCGGAATTGGCGGCAAATCGAGAAGAAGCGCGCCACCGAGCCCTTTTCGAGCATCTGCCGGACCTGGCCTTCGTGGTGACGGATGGATGTATCGAAAAAATAAACACAGCGGGGCTCGGTCTACTCGGAGTCGATCAGGCGGAGCAGATCGTGGGGCGATCTCCGCTGGTGTTCGTGCATCCGGAAGAGGTGGAAGCCGTATCGGAGCGTTTTGCGAAACTGGTGGAGGAGGCGCCTACCATCGCCCCGCATCGGACCGTTCGGGTGGTTTTGCCGAAGGGGGATGTGTGTTGTTTCGAGATTTGCTCGTCCTCTTTTCATACGCCTGAAGGCAGCGTTTCCATCCAGGTCGTTTGTCGAGATGTGACGCGCCGCATCGAGCTGGAGCGAAAGGAAGAGGAACGCTCGCGCATGATGGCGATCGCGAGCCGCCTCGCTCGAATGGGAGCTTGGCGAGTCGACCTGGAGGAACGGCGGGTTGTCTGGTCTGATGAAGTGGCCAAGATCCATGGGCGCGAACCTGGATACGTTCCCAGCTTGGTCGAGGCGTTCAGCTACTATGCTCCAGAGGATCGGCAGCGTATCGCGGACGCGTTCGATCGTTGCGCCCAGGAAGGGCAGTCGTTTGACGAGGAATCGAGCATCTTCGACGCCAGCGGAAATCAAGTGAGGGTTCGAGCCATAGGCCTGCCGCAAAGAGATGAGACGGGACGAGTGGTGGGCGTTCAAGGGGCGTTTCAAGACATCACTCAACAGAAGCGAATCGAAGCTGAACTCCGGGAACGCGATCGCGAGCTGAAGCGCGTCGTGGAGCGCTTGACCACCACGCTGGAGAGCATAACTGATGCGTTTTTCACGGTGGATACGGAATGGAAGTTCACCTATCTCAACGGTGAAGCGGAACGGCTCTTGCAAAGCCAGCGTTCGAGCCTCTTGGGACAAAGCATCTGGGAGGCGTTCGCTGCAGCCCGAGGGACCGCGTTCGAGGAAGAATATCGTCATGCTGTGAGGGAACGCGCAAGCGTGAGTTTCGAAGCCTACTATCCACCGTTGCGATCGTGGTTTGAGGTCAATGCCTATCCCTCTGCGGAGGGACTGGCGGTATACTTCCGCGACGTAACCCAACGCCGAAAGGCTGAAGAGCATATGCGGTTCTTGGAGACCTGCGTCGAGCGGATGAACGACATCGTCCTGGTGACCGAGGCCCGGCCGATCGACGAGCCGGGGCCGCGCATCACCTTCGCCAACCCTGCCTTCGAAAGGCTGACTGGCTACTCTCGGGAGGAAGTGATCGGAAAGACGCCTCGCATCCTGCAGGGGCCCTTGACGGATCGCGAGGAGTTGGACCGAATCCGCGACGCCATGCGGCGCGACCAGCACGTGCGCTCCACGGTGGTGAACTACGACAGGAAAGGAAAGGCCTACTGGCTGGAAATGGACATCGTTCCCTTGAAAGACGCCACGGGTGAGGTGACGCGCTTTCTGGCGGTCGAGCGCGACGTGACGGAGAGCAGAGAACGGCAAAATGCTCTGCAGGAGCGCGAGCAGGCTCTGAGCGCGTTGATGAATGGGCTGCCTGGTCTGGTCTTCCTTTGCGCCCCGGATGGTTCTTTGGTCCGGTGGAATCGCGAGCTGGAGCGCGCTCTGGGATACGCAGCGGAGGAATTGCAGGGCGCCAAGGCGCTGGACCTGTCTGCTCCGGAGGATCGGGAACGGATGCAGGAACGCATGCAACAGGTCTTCCGAGACGGGTTTGCGGAAGCAACCCTCCGCCTGCGAGCTAAGGACGGGACGCAGATCACGTTTTTCTTCCGAGCGACGCGCGTCTCGGTGGAGGGCCAGGCGCGCTTGCTTGGCGTGGCCATGGACGTCACCGAGCATCGTCGGGCCGAAGAACGCATTCGCTGGCAGGCAGCCTTGCTGGACCAGACCCAGGACGCGATTTTCGCTCTGTCGGGCGAGGGGGAGGTGTTTTATTGGAATCGATCGGCGGAGCGCCTCTATGGCTGGAGCGAAGCGGAAGCGGTAGGGAAGCTGAGGGTCGAGGACCTGTTCGCCGAAGCAGGTCGAGCGAAGCAGCTGATGGGCCTAGTCAAGAGCGACGGCTCCTGGTACGGCGAGGCGATCCAGCTGGATCGCAACAAGCGCAGCTTGACCGTGGCCACCAGCTGGACCTTGCTCTCTCAAGGTGTCGATCGATGCGAGGCGACGGATGTCCTTGTCGTGAATACGGACATATCCGAACGGAAGCGATTGGAAGAGCAGTATTTGCGAGTTCAGCGAATGGAGGCGATCGGCACGCTGGCCGGAGGGATCGCCCATGATTTGAATAACATCCTTTCTCCTATCCTGCTTTCGATCGACATGTTGAAAGCCCGCTCCACCGATGAGCGCGACCTGCGCACGCTCTCTACCATCGAATCCGCTGGCAAGCGCGGCGCGGCAATCGTTAAGCAGGTGCTATCCTACGCCCGAGGCTTCGGCGGCGAGCAGGTCGCGCTGGTGCCGAAGCACATGGTCAACGAGCTCTTCAGCCTGCTCAAGGAAACCTTTCCACGCTCCATCGAATTCTCGCTTCAGCTCGGCGCCGACATAGGGTTGATAAAAGGGGATCCGACGCAGGTGCAGCAGGCCTTGATGAACCTTTGCGTCAATGCTCGCGATGCCATGCCCGAGGGTGGATCGCTGTCGATCTCACTAGAGAAAAGGACGCTTGATCGAGACTGTGAAATCGGGGGCTTGAGAGCGGGCGCGGGCGCGTACGTGGCCTTTATCGTTTCCGACACGGGACAAGGCATGACGCCGGAGGTGCTGGAGCGGATCTTCGATCCGTTTTATTCGACCAAGGGCGAGGGCAAGGGGACCGGCTTAGGCTTGTCTACGGTTCAACAAATCATGAAGGCGCATAGCGGCTACGTGCAGGTCGAGTCGACCCCCAGCGGAGGGAGTTCCTTCATACTAGGGTTTCCAGCGTTGGAGGAGAAAGAAGCGCCGATCGTCCCCGGCGAGGATTCGGAACTCCCGCGGGGCAAGGGCGAGACGCTTCTAGTGGTCGATGACGAGGAATCGGTGCGCTTGATCGCGCAAGAGATGTTGGAGGATTTCGGATACAAGGTCCTTTTGGCGGAAAACGGCGCCAAGGCCCTGACGCTCTTCCATCGAAATCGAGGGCGTATCGATGCTCTGGTGACAGACATGATGATGCCTGTGATGGATGGCGCCGCTTTGATCCGCGGAGCCCGACTTGTCGAACCGAGGTTGCCCATCATCGTGACCACTGGCTTCACGGACCAAGCGAGCAAAGTGAAAGACGCCGAGGCCAAGGGAGCGCTTGTTTTGGCTAAGCCTTACACTGCGAAAACGATTTTGCGGGGGCTGCGGGATGTGTTGGATCGAGTTCCTAGCTAG